One window of Centropristis striata isolate RG_2023a ecotype Rhode Island chromosome 23, C.striata_1.0, whole genome shotgun sequence genomic DNA carries:
- the LOC131962310 gene encoding ATP-dependent zinc metalloprotease YME1L1-like isoform X1, with translation MFSLSTSFQPQQMIVPLSQLINALHSLKNSATASVQALHKDFIPEHSSYLKEPSVSLRELGLSDIRVSQLDELVSRLLPLPGPVEPPTVPSTWRSSHVSSDSFFHNKHGFSHRGLGVFGSPLFHRQYHRPLKEVCSDLQFLPVWIQSRGFKTLRTKTRRTESSYDGPVESDYTPAFMKGLLQREKGPDVQSLDQLAKQKNLPDNQQEAFKTGFSEGFMRSQAYTQRTQDSLRRTRLILLVLLLLGIYGLSRTPFLSGKGSFSDAVRFRTTSGLDSAVDPIQMKNVTFEHVKGVEEAKNELQEVVEFLRNPQKFTVLGGKLPKGILLVGPPGTGKTLLARAVAGEADVPFYYASGSEFDEMFVGVGASRIRNLFKEAKANAPCVIFIDELDSVGGKRIESPMHPYSRQTINQLLAEMDGFKPNEGVIVVGATNFAEALDNALVRPGRFDMQVTVPHPDVKGRTEILNWYLSKIKVDPAVEAEIIARGTVGFSGAELENLVNQAALKAAVDEKEMVTMGDLEFAKDKILMGPERKSVVIDKMNKTITAYHESGHAIVAYYTKDAMPINKATIMPRGPTLGHVSMLPENDRWSETRAQLLAQMDVSMGGRVAEELIFGDDNITTGASSDFDGATKLAKMMVTRFGMSDKLGVMTYGDVSKQSPETQAAIEQEVRALLKDSYERAKTILKTYSNEHKKLADALLTHETLDAKEIQMVLEGKSLDQQIPQ, from the exons atgttttcactgtCAACGTCTTTTCAGCCACAACAG ATGATAGTGCCCCTCAGCCAACTCATCAATGCCCTCCACTCTCTGAAGAACTCAGCCACAGCCTCAGTCCAGGCGCTTCACAAAGACTTCATTCCAGAGCACAGTTCATATCTAAAAGAG CCCAGTGTAAGTCTGAGGGAGCTCGGCCTGTCTGACATCAGGGTAAGTCAGCTGGATGAGCTGGTCAGCAGGTTACTGCCTTTACCAGGACCAGTAGAACCTCCCACTGTTCCTTCGACATGGAGGTCGAGTCATGTTTCTTCTGACAGCTTCTTTCACAACAAGCATG GGTTTTCACACAGAGGATTGGGAGTTTTTGGCTCCCCATTATTCCACAGACAATACCATAGACCTCTAAAAGAAGTTTGCTCTGATCTACAATTCTTGCCAG TATGGATCCAGAGTCGGGGCTTCAAAACGTTGAGAACAAAGACCAGAAGAACAGAGTCTAGTTATGACGGTCCGGTGGAGTCGGACTATACACCAGCATTCATGAAG GGATTGCTTCAGAGGGAAAAGGGACCTGATGTACAATCACTGGACCAACTGGCGAAACAAAAGAACCTTCCAGATAACCAGCAGGAAGCTTTCAAGACAGGTTTCAGTGAGGGGTTCATGAGGTCTCAGGCCTACACTCAGAGAACACAAG ACTCACTGAGAAGAACCAGGTTGATCCTGTTGGTCCTCCTACTTCTGGGTATTTATGGCTTGTCAAGAACCCCGTTTCTCTCGGGTAAAGGCTCCTTTtctgatgctg TGAGATTCCGCACCACATCTGGTCTCGACTCAGCAGTCGACCCCATCCAGatgaaaaatgtgacatttgagCATGTCAAAGGAGTGGAGGAGGCAAAGAATGAGTTGCAAGAGGTTGTGGAGTTTCTCAGGAACCCCCAGAAGTTTACCGTTCTGGGTGGAAAGCTGCCTAAag GGATCCTCTTAGTTGGTCCACCAGGCACAGGAAAGACTCTGTTAGCCCGAGCTGTGGCTGGGGAGGCTGATGTGCCGTTCTACTACGCCTCCGGGTCGGAGTTCGATGAGATGTTTGTGGGTGTCGGTGCTAGCAGGATCAGGAACCTTTTCA AAGAGGCAAAAGCTAATGCTCCCTGCGTCATCTTCATCGATGAGTTGGACAGCGTTGGCGGAAAGAGGATTGAGTCTCCAATGCATCCCTATTCTAGACAAACCAtcaaccagctgctggctgaAATGGATGG GTTTAAACCAAACGAGGGCGTCattgttgttggtgctacaaaCTTTGCAGAGGCTTTGGATAA CGCTCTGGTAAGGCCCGGAAGGTTTGACATGCAGGTGACGGTCCCTCACCCCGATGTGAAAGGACGCACTGAAATTCTCAACTGGTATCTGTCCAAGATCAAAGTGGACCCTG CGGTGGAAGCAGAGATTATTGCCCGGGGCACAGTGGGCTTCTCTGGGGCAGAGCTAGAGAACCTGGTCAACCAGGCCGCCCTGAAGGCAGCCGTGGACGAGAAAGAGATGGTCACAATGGGAGATCTGGAGTTCGCTAAGGACAAGATCCTCATGG GCCCTGAGAGGAAGAGTGTTGTAATCGACAAGATGAACAAGACCATCACAGCCTACCATGAGTCTGGTCATGCCATTGTTGCCTATTACACCAAAGATGCAATGCCCATCAATAAGGCCACTATCATGCCCAGAGGCCCAACTCTTGGCCAT GTGTCCATGCTCCCAGAGAATGACCGTTGGAGTGAGACGAGAGCCCAGCTGCTGGCTCAGATGGATGTCAGTATGGGCGGGCGAGTAGCAGAGGAGCTCATCTTTGGAGATGACAACATCACCACTG GAGCCTCCAGTGACTTCGATGGAGCAACCAAATTAGCAAAAATGATGGTGACCAGGTTCGGCATGAGTGACAag CTCGGTGTCATGACCTACGGTGACGTGTCCAAGCAGAGCCCCGAGACACAAGCTGCCATCGAACAGGAAGTCAGAGCTCTACTCAAG GACTCTTACGAACGTGCTAAAACAATCCTGAAGACGTACAGCAACGAGCACAAGAAGCTAGCTGATGCCCTGCTAACTCATGAAACTCTGGATGCCAAAGAGATCCAGATGGTGCTTGAGGGCAAATCACTGGACCAGCAGATACCTCAGTAG
- the LOC131962310 gene encoding ATP-dependent zinc metalloprotease YME1L1-like isoform X2, translated as MFSLSTSFQPQQMIVPLSQLINALHSLKNSATASVQALHKDFIPEHSSYLKEPSVSLRELGLSDIRVSQLDELVSRLLPLPGPVEPPTVPSTWRSSHVSSDSFFHNKHGFSHRGLGVFGSPLFHRQYHRPLKEVCSDLQFLPVWIQSRGFKTLRTKTRRTESSYDGPVESDYTPAFMKGLLQREKGPDVQSLDQLAKQKNLPDNQQEAFKTGFSEGFMRSQAYTQRTQDSLRRTRLILLVLLLLGIYGLSRTPFLSVRFRTTSGLDSAVDPIQMKNVTFEHVKGVEEAKNELQEVVEFLRNPQKFTVLGGKLPKGILLVGPPGTGKTLLARAVAGEADVPFYYASGSEFDEMFVGVGASRIRNLFKEAKANAPCVIFIDELDSVGGKRIESPMHPYSRQTINQLLAEMDGFKPNEGVIVVGATNFAEALDNALVRPGRFDMQVTVPHPDVKGRTEILNWYLSKIKVDPAVEAEIIARGTVGFSGAELENLVNQAALKAAVDEKEMVTMGDLEFAKDKILMGPERKSVVIDKMNKTITAYHESGHAIVAYYTKDAMPINKATIMPRGPTLGHVSMLPENDRWSETRAQLLAQMDVSMGGRVAEELIFGDDNITTGASSDFDGATKLAKMMVTRFGMSDKLGVMTYGDVSKQSPETQAAIEQEVRALLKDSYERAKTILKTYSNEHKKLADALLTHETLDAKEIQMVLEGKSLDQQIPQ; from the exons atgttttcactgtCAACGTCTTTTCAGCCACAACAG ATGATAGTGCCCCTCAGCCAACTCATCAATGCCCTCCACTCTCTGAAGAACTCAGCCACAGCCTCAGTCCAGGCGCTTCACAAAGACTTCATTCCAGAGCACAGTTCATATCTAAAAGAG CCCAGTGTAAGTCTGAGGGAGCTCGGCCTGTCTGACATCAGGGTAAGTCAGCTGGATGAGCTGGTCAGCAGGTTACTGCCTTTACCAGGACCAGTAGAACCTCCCACTGTTCCTTCGACATGGAGGTCGAGTCATGTTTCTTCTGACAGCTTCTTTCACAACAAGCATG GGTTTTCACACAGAGGATTGGGAGTTTTTGGCTCCCCATTATTCCACAGACAATACCATAGACCTCTAAAAGAAGTTTGCTCTGATCTACAATTCTTGCCAG TATGGATCCAGAGTCGGGGCTTCAAAACGTTGAGAACAAAGACCAGAAGAACAGAGTCTAGTTATGACGGTCCGGTGGAGTCGGACTATACACCAGCATTCATGAAG GGATTGCTTCAGAGGGAAAAGGGACCTGATGTACAATCACTGGACCAACTGGCGAAACAAAAGAACCTTCCAGATAACCAGCAGGAAGCTTTCAAGACAGGTTTCAGTGAGGGGTTCATGAGGTCTCAGGCCTACACTCAGAGAACACAAG ACTCACTGAGAAGAACCAGGTTGATCCTGTTGGTCCTCCTACTTCTGGGTATTTATGGCTTGTCAAGAACCCCGTTTCTCTCGG TGAGATTCCGCACCACATCTGGTCTCGACTCAGCAGTCGACCCCATCCAGatgaaaaatgtgacatttgagCATGTCAAAGGAGTGGAGGAGGCAAAGAATGAGTTGCAAGAGGTTGTGGAGTTTCTCAGGAACCCCCAGAAGTTTACCGTTCTGGGTGGAAAGCTGCCTAAag GGATCCTCTTAGTTGGTCCACCAGGCACAGGAAAGACTCTGTTAGCCCGAGCTGTGGCTGGGGAGGCTGATGTGCCGTTCTACTACGCCTCCGGGTCGGAGTTCGATGAGATGTTTGTGGGTGTCGGTGCTAGCAGGATCAGGAACCTTTTCA AAGAGGCAAAAGCTAATGCTCCCTGCGTCATCTTCATCGATGAGTTGGACAGCGTTGGCGGAAAGAGGATTGAGTCTCCAATGCATCCCTATTCTAGACAAACCAtcaaccagctgctggctgaAATGGATGG GTTTAAACCAAACGAGGGCGTCattgttgttggtgctacaaaCTTTGCAGAGGCTTTGGATAA CGCTCTGGTAAGGCCCGGAAGGTTTGACATGCAGGTGACGGTCCCTCACCCCGATGTGAAAGGACGCACTGAAATTCTCAACTGGTATCTGTCCAAGATCAAAGTGGACCCTG CGGTGGAAGCAGAGATTATTGCCCGGGGCACAGTGGGCTTCTCTGGGGCAGAGCTAGAGAACCTGGTCAACCAGGCCGCCCTGAAGGCAGCCGTGGACGAGAAAGAGATGGTCACAATGGGAGATCTGGAGTTCGCTAAGGACAAGATCCTCATGG GCCCTGAGAGGAAGAGTGTTGTAATCGACAAGATGAACAAGACCATCACAGCCTACCATGAGTCTGGTCATGCCATTGTTGCCTATTACACCAAAGATGCAATGCCCATCAATAAGGCCACTATCATGCCCAGAGGCCCAACTCTTGGCCAT GTGTCCATGCTCCCAGAGAATGACCGTTGGAGTGAGACGAGAGCCCAGCTGCTGGCTCAGATGGATGTCAGTATGGGCGGGCGAGTAGCAGAGGAGCTCATCTTTGGAGATGACAACATCACCACTG GAGCCTCCAGTGACTTCGATGGAGCAACCAAATTAGCAAAAATGATGGTGACCAGGTTCGGCATGAGTGACAag CTCGGTGTCATGACCTACGGTGACGTGTCCAAGCAGAGCCCCGAGACACAAGCTGCCATCGAACAGGAAGTCAGAGCTCTACTCAAG GACTCTTACGAACGTGCTAAAACAATCCTGAAGACGTACAGCAACGAGCACAAGAAGCTAGCTGATGCCCTGCTAACTCATGAAACTCTGGATGCCAAAGAGATCCAGATGGTGCTTGAGGGCAAATCACTGGACCAGCAGATACCTCAGTAG